From Paracoccus suum, the proteins below share one genomic window:
- a CDS encoding efflux RND transporter periplasmic adaptor subunit yields the protein MKCFRSILHAGLMAGGLTVAPLSVFAQEGGPPGAPPPPPVTVVTVQPEDVTLTAMLPGRALPSAEAELRPQVSGIITERLFDEGRAVKKDQPLYRIDPRSYQAAVAQAEAVLSQATATADAARRDAERVGTLRDRRVASEQTQDTAIATRDAAEAAVDAARAGLDGARLDLERTTITAPLDGVIGLALASQGQLVTASQTSPLAVIRRIDPIQVDVTQSAAEIVRWQRQGGAASLPAGADQTVRLHLADGTVYDHTGSLTGAEPHVDETTGVVTLRMEFENPDRLLLPGMYVLAEIPQAKLSGVVLAPQEGVTRDRRGRPIAYVIGADNKVEERQLDIVQDRGNSWVVREGLAVGDRLVVAGFQSIQPGIVVSPEERGAAPPEGGAPGQPGAGAGGGAAAGSAATGDAATGAEPANAGADTPARREGATGAAAEPSTGVAGPTGKAAADQAKPETTTAPAAEPANTDTSAPTDTAAPETDSPAEKPATTAAPGAEPNAAPADTPAADAAAPDAKPAPDAGPPATPTESQAGGN from the coding sequence ATGAAATGCTTCCGCTCGATTCTGCATGCCGGCCTGATGGCGGGTGGGCTTACCGTGGCACCGCTGTCCGTCTTCGCGCAGGAGGGGGGGCCTCCCGGCGCGCCGCCGCCGCCCCCGGTCACGGTGGTCACCGTGCAGCCCGAGGATGTGACGCTGACCGCGATGCTGCCCGGCCGGGCCCTGCCCTCGGCCGAGGCCGAGCTGCGCCCGCAGGTCAGCGGCATCATTACCGAGCGGTTGTTCGACGAGGGCCGCGCGGTCAAGAAGGACCAACCCCTCTACCGCATCGATCCGCGCAGCTACCAGGCCGCCGTCGCGCAGGCCGAGGCGGTGCTGTCGCAAGCCACCGCCACCGCCGACGCGGCGCGCCGCGATGCCGAGCGGGTCGGCACCCTGCGGGACCGCCGAGTCGCCAGCGAGCAGACCCAGGACACCGCGATCGCGACCCGCGATGCCGCCGAGGCTGCGGTCGATGCCGCCCGCGCAGGGCTGGACGGCGCGCGGCTGGACCTCGAGCGGACGACCATCACCGCGCCGCTGGACGGGGTGATCGGCCTCGCGCTCGCCTCGCAGGGGCAACTGGTCACGGCCAGCCAGACCAGCCCGCTGGCCGTGATCCGCCGGATCGATCCGATCCAGGTTGATGTGACCCAATCCGCGGCCGAGATCGTCCGGTGGCAGCGTCAGGGCGGTGCCGCCTCGCTGCCGGCCGGCGCCGACCAGACGGTCCGGCTGCATCTGGCCGATGGCACGGTCTACGACCACACCGGCTCGCTGACGGGGGCCGAGCCGCATGTCGACGAGACCACCGGCGTCGTGACCCTGCGGATGGAGTTCGAGAACCCGGACCGTCTGTTACTGCCGGGCATGTATGTGCTGGCCGAGATTCCGCAGGCAAAGCTTTCGGGTGTCGTCCTCGCCCCGCAGGAGGGCGTGACGCGCGACCGCCGCGGCCGCCCGATTGCCTATGTGATCGGGGCCGACAACAAGGTCGAGGAACGCCAACTCGATATCGTTCAGGACCGCGGGAATAGCTGGGTGGTGCGCGAGGGCCTCGCCGTCGGTGACCGGCTGGTGGTCGCGGGCTTCCAGTCCATCCAGCCTGGCATCGTGGTGAGCCCGGAGGAACGCGGCGCCGCGCCGCCGGAGGGCGGCGCACCGGGCCAACCGGGTGCGGGGGCTGGGGGCGGCGCCGCCGCCGGATCGGCCGCGACGGGCGATGCAGCAACCGGCGCCGAGCCGGCCAACGCTGGCGCGGATACACCAGCCCGCAGGGAGGGTGCGACTGGCGCAGCGGCCGAGCCGAGCACGGGGGTTGCGGGTCCCACAGGCAAGGCCGCTGCTGACCAAGCAAAGCCCGAGACAACAACTGCACCTGCCGCGGAGCCGGCCAATACAGACACCTCGGCGCCGACAGATACAGCCGCCCCGGAAACCGACTCTCCCGCAGAGAAGCCGGCAACGACGGCGGCACCGGGCGCAGAGCCAAACGCCGCGCCCGCAGATACCCCCGCGGCGGATGCCGCTGCCCCCGATGCGAAACCCGCGCCGGATGCAGGGCCCCCAGCGACCCCAACCGAAAGCCAGGCCGGCGGCAACTAG
- a CDS encoding MalY/PatB family protein has protein sequence MTPSFDETIERRGTLCRKWDDLQPFYGVTDPAALGMWVADMDFRAPPCVRAALETTVAHGIYGYPGNNAPYLAAIRWWMANRHGWQITDADIMTVNGLVNGTAMAIEALTQPGDGIILMTPVYHNFARVIRAAGREVVGLPMALRDGRYELDWPAWEGMLTGRERMFILCSPHNPGGRVWSKAELRQIADFCRSHDLILVSDEIHHDLVLPGGPAHHVTATVAPDIADRLVTMTAATKTFNIAGAHLGNVIVTDPALRARYQARVQALGISPGLFGLPMVTAAYSPEGAAWVDQLTAYIDGNARLFNAAMNAIPGVQAMDLEATYLAWVDFGALGMTSDKLHQRIEGSALIAANHGETFGPGGENRMRFNLAMPRAQVAEAAERLQRAFADIQ, from the coding sequence ATGACCCCGAGTTTTGACGAAACCATCGAGCGCCGCGGCACTCTGTGCCGCAAGTGGGATGATCTGCAGCCGTTTTACGGCGTGACCGATCCCGCGGCGCTGGGTATGTGGGTTGCCGACATGGATTTTCGCGCGCCGCCCTGCGTGCGCGCCGCACTGGAAACCACTGTCGCGCATGGCATCTATGGCTATCCGGGCAACAACGCCCCTTATCTCGCCGCGATCCGCTGGTGGATGGCGAACCGCCACGGCTGGCAGATCACCGACGCGGACATCATGACGGTGAACGGCTTGGTCAATGGCACGGCCATGGCTATCGAGGCGCTGACCCAGCCGGGCGACGGCATCATTCTGATGACACCGGTCTATCACAACTTCGCCCGCGTGATCCGCGCCGCCGGTCGCGAGGTCGTGGGCCTGCCCATGGCGCTGCGCGATGGCCGGTACGAGCTCGACTGGCCGGCGTGGGAGGGGATGCTGACGGGGCGCGAGCGGATGTTCATCCTGTGCTCGCCGCACAACCCCGGCGGCCGCGTCTGGTCCAAGGCTGAACTGCGTCAAATTGCCGATTTCTGTCGCAGCCATGATCTAATCCTCGTCAGCGACGAGATTCACCACGACCTCGTGTTGCCCGGCGGACCCGCCCACCACGTCACGGCGACCGTCGCGCCCGACATCGCCGACCGGCTGGTCACGATGACAGCGGCGACCAAGACCTTCAACATCGCTGGCGCGCATCTGGGCAATGTGATCGTCACCGATCCGGCCCTGCGCGCGCGGTACCAGGCGCGGGTGCAAGCGCTGGGCATCTCGCCGGGCCTGTTCGGCCTGCCAATGGTAACGGCCGCCTACTCGCCCGAAGGCGCGGCCTGGGTCGATCAGCTAACGGCATACATCGACGGCAATGCGCGGCTGTTCAACGCGGCGATGAACGCGATCCCTGGGGTGCAGGCGATGGACCTGGAGGCGACCTATCTGGCTTGGGTAGACTTTGGTGCGTTGGGTATGACCAGCGACAAGCTGCATCAGAGGATCGAGGGGAGCGCCCTGATTGCCGCCAACCATGGCGAGACTTTCGGGCCCGGCGGCGAGAACCGGATGCGCTTCAACCTCGCCATGCCGCGTGCGCAGGTGGCCGAGGCGGCCGAGCGCTTGCAGCGGGCCTTTGCGGATATTCAGTGA
- a CDS encoding ABC transporter permease subunit, whose amino-acid sequence MSIASPIDTAPTARGVSRPTTEFWRRFRRQKLALGALGFLVLLVLAAICAPWIAPYDPTAADYNAVLQGPTQGHWAGTDAYGRDIFSRIIWGARISLTVGLLSVSIGALVGVTIGMIAGYYGGIIDGFIMRFCDLLLAFPGILLAIAVIAILGPGVTNVIWAVAVFSIPVFARLARGTTLQLKRAVYVDAARAIGVSDRATILRHILPGTLPNIIVYFSLRIGTSILTAAALSFIGLGAQPPSPEWGAMLADGRTYMGVADHLTLFPGLAIFLTVLAFNLLGDGLRDALDPKLNRN is encoded by the coding sequence ATGAGCATTGCATCCCCGATCGACACTGCACCCACCGCGCGCGGGGTCAGCCGCCCGACCACCGAGTTCTGGCGCCGCTTCCGGCGGCAAAAGCTGGCGCTCGGCGCGCTGGGTTTCCTGGTGCTGCTCGTGCTCGCGGCGATCTGCGCGCCCTGGATTGCGCCCTATGATCCGACCGCGGCCGACTATAACGCCGTTCTGCAGGGACCGACCCAAGGCCACTGGGCCGGCACCGACGCCTATGGCCGGGACATCTTCAGCCGGATCATCTGGGGCGCGCGCATCTCGCTGACGGTCGGCCTGCTGTCGGTCAGCATCGGCGCCCTGGTCGGCGTCACAATCGGCATGATCGCTGGTTATTACGGCGGCATCATCGATGGCTTCATCATGCGGTTTTGCGATCTGTTGCTGGCCTTTCCCGGCATCCTGCTGGCTATCGCGGTCATCGCGATCCTCGGGCCGGGCGTGACCAACGTCATCTGGGCGGTCGCGGTGTTCTCGATCCCGGTCTTTGCGCGCCTCGCGCGCGGCACCACGCTGCAGCTGAAGCGCGCGGTCTATGTCGATGCGGCCCGCGCCATCGGCGTGTCCGACCGAGCGACCATTCTGCGCCATATCCTGCCGGGCACGCTGCCGAACATCATTGTCTATTTCTCGCTGCGGATCGGAACTTCGATCCTGACGGCGGCGGCGCTGTCCTTCATCGGCCTCGGCGCGCAGCCGCCCAGCCCCGAATGGGGCGCGATGCTGGCGGACGGGCGGACATACATGGGCGTCGCCGATCACCTGACGCTGTTCCCGGGCCTCGCGATCTTCCTGACCGTGCTTGCCTTCAACCTGCTGGGCGACGGGCTGCGCGACGCGCTGGACCCCAAGCTGAACCGCAACTGA
- the gsiC gene encoding glutathione ABC transporter permease GsiC has translation MLGYLAKRLVSTGTVLVLVMMCTFAFVHMLPGDPARLVAGPTAAVEDVQAVRQALGLDKPLPEQFVSYVSRLAHGDLGTSLKTRRPVATEIGERLMPTVWLTVTAMSWSTLIGLLIGVMSAVRRGRWQDHLGMLVAVSGISFPPFWLGLLLINLLSVRLGWLPTGGYGTWQHFIMPSITLGVGVAAVMARFTRSSFVEVAREDYVRTARAKGVPERQVIWRHALRNALIPITTMVGLQFGFLLGGSIVVESVFSWPGLGRLLVDSVSYRDYPVIQALILLFSIQFILINLIVDVLYVVANPEIRYS, from the coding sequence ATGCTGGGTTATCTGGCCAAACGACTCGTATCGACCGGGACGGTTCTCGTTCTGGTGATGATGTGCACATTTGCATTCGTGCACATGCTGCCGGGCGATCCCGCGCGCCTGGTCGCCGGACCGACCGCCGCGGTCGAGGATGTGCAGGCGGTGCGCCAGGCCCTGGGCCTCGACAAGCCGCTGCCCGAGCAATTCGTCAGCTACGTCAGCCGGCTCGCCCATGGGGATCTGGGAACCTCCCTGAAGACCCGCCGGCCCGTCGCGACCGAGATTGGCGAGCGCCTCATGCCCACGGTCTGGCTGACGGTGACGGCGATGAGCTGGTCGACCCTGATCGGCCTTCTGATTGGGGTGATGTCCGCGGTCAGGCGTGGCCGCTGGCAGGACCACCTGGGGATGCTGGTCGCGGTGTCCGGCATTTCCTTCCCGCCGTTCTGGCTGGGCCTTTTGCTGATTAACCTGCTGTCCGTCCGCCTCGGATGGCTGCCGACCGGTGGTTACGGCACCTGGCAGCATTTCATCATGCCCTCGATCACGCTGGGCGTGGGCGTCGCCGCCGTCATGGCGCGCTTTACCCGCAGCTCGTTCGTCGAGGTCGCGCGCGAGGATTATGTGCGCACCGCCCGCGCCAAGGGCGTACCAGAGCGTCAGGTCATCTGGCGCCATGCCCTGCGTAACGCGCTCATCCCCATCACCACGATGGTCGGCTTGCAGTTCGGCTTTCTTCTCGGCGGCTCGATCGTGGTCGAGAGCGTCTTTTCCTGGCCGGGCCTCGGCCGGCTGCTGGTCGATTCCGTTTCCTACCGCGACTACCCCGTGATCCAGGCGCTGATCTTGCTGTTTTCGATCCAGTTCATCCTGATCAACCTCATTGTCGACGTCCTCTATGTCGTGGCCAATCCGGAGATCCGATACTCATGA
- a CDS encoding glutathione ABC transporter substrate-binding protein, with the protein MNLRSILRTTALAASVLLPSALWAKPVTVAVYANLTGLDPANVNDFLSQSSTRLMYQGLFSFDQKMKITPLLAESYEANDDATEFTIKLKSGIKFHDGTDFNAEAVKVNIDRLRDPANNLSRRSLVSMVSDVQVVDDTTVKLILEKPFGAMIASLAHPGAMMISPAALEKHGKEVNRNPVGTGPFKFVSWSADTLEVTKNDDYWKEGLPKVEGVTVKSVPESGARFAMLQTGEAQFVPSFPPELLEAAAKNPKLDVITEDSIFEFYTTMNTTKKPFDDKRVRQAMNYAIDKEAFCKVAFGPGCMPADSIIPPLLSFHAAQTPYPYDPEKAKALLKEAGYENGFETDLWSGSSTEVQRGAQVLQQQLAQVGVKANVMPLESGVATEKIWSVQKPEDATVQMYYTGWSSSTGDADWGIRPLLYSESFPPNLFNVAYYKNDQADAAIKGAIGTAKDEDRAKFYAEAQKIVWDDAPWIFLSVPKNYSAKQKALSGVYIQPDRMFVVEEAEFTE; encoded by the coding sequence ATGAACCTGAGATCCATCCTGCGGACCACCGCGCTTGCCGCATCGGTCCTGCTGCCCTCGGCCCTTTGGGCCAAGCCGGTTACGGTCGCGGTCTATGCCAACCTGACCGGCCTCGATCCGGCCAACGTCAACGACTTCCTGTCGCAAAGCTCGACCCGGCTGATGTACCAGGGCCTGTTCAGCTTTGACCAGAAGATGAAGATCACCCCTTTGCTGGCCGAGAGCTACGAGGCCAACGACGACGCCACCGAATTCACGATCAAGCTGAAGTCCGGCATCAAGTTCCACGACGGCACCGATTTCAACGCCGAAGCCGTCAAGGTGAACATCGACCGCCTGCGCGATCCGGCCAACAACCTGTCGCGCCGCAGCCTGGTGTCCATGGTCAGCGACGTGCAGGTTGTCGATGACACGACCGTCAAGCTGATCCTTGAAAAGCCGTTCGGTGCGATGATCGCCTCGCTGGCGCACCCGGGCGCGATGATGATCTCTCCCGCGGCGCTTGAAAAGCACGGCAAGGAGGTAAATCGCAACCCGGTCGGCACCGGCCCCTTCAAGTTCGTCAGCTGGTCGGCCGACACGCTGGAAGTGACCAAGAACGACGACTACTGGAAAGAGGGCTTGCCCAAGGTCGAGGGCGTGACCGTCAAGTCGGTGCCCGAATCCGGCGCGCGCTTTGCGATGCTGCAAACCGGCGAGGCGCAGTTTGTTCCGTCCTTCCCGCCCGAACTTCTGGAAGCCGCCGCCAAGAATCCGAAACTGGACGTCATCACTGAGGATTCAATCTTTGAATTCTACACGACGATGAACACGACCAAAAAGCCGTTCGACGACAAGCGCGTGCGCCAGGCGATGAACTACGCGATCGACAAGGAGGCCTTCTGCAAGGTCGCCTTCGGCCCGGGCTGCATGCCGGCGGATTCGATCATTCCGCCGCTGCTGTCCTTCCACGCGGCTCAGACGCCCTATCCCTATGACCCGGAAAAGGCCAAGGCACTGCTGAAGGAGGCCGGCTACGAGAACGGCTTCGAGACCGACCTGTGGAGCGGCTCGTCCACGGAAGTCCAGCGTGGTGCGCAGGTGCTGCAGCAGCAACTGGCTCAGGTCGGGGTCAAGGCGAACGTCATGCCGCTGGAATCCGGCGTTGCCACCGAAAAGATCTGGTCGGTTCAAAAGCCCGAGGATGCCACGGTGCAGATGTATTACACCGGCTGGTCCTCCTCGACCGGGGATGCCGACTGGGGCATCCGCCCGCTGCTCTACTCGGAAAGCTTCCCGCCCAACCTCTTCAACGTCGCCTACTACAAGAACGACCAGGCCGACGCCGCGATCAAGGGCGCCATCGGCACCGCCAAGGACGAGGACCGCGCCAAGTTCTATGCCGAGGCCCAGAAGATCGTCTGGGACGACGCGCCCTGGATCTTCCTGTCCGTGCCCAAGAACTATTCGGCCAAGCAGAAGGCGCTGTCGGGCGTCTATATCCAGCCCGACCGCATGTTCGTTGTCGAGGAGGCCGAGTTCACCGAGTGA